Genomic DNA from Lutibacter sp. A80:
TTTTACAATATATTTTAAATCTTTTAAGTCAGAATTAAATATTAAACCAATTAGTGGAGAAACAATACCTCCTGTAAATGAAGTTACAACACTTTTAAATGCGGCACCCATTACAAAACCTACTGCAATATCAATAAGGTTTCCCTTCATTGCAAAGTCCTTGAATTCTTTTAACATTCCCATTTTTTTAATTTTAGTTAATTATTAAGTTGCCGCTAATGTAATAAATTTTTTTATTTCTTTAACACTTTTTTAACACGCGTCTTATTCTTTGTGAAATTGCGGTTAGAATTTCATACGGAATTGTGTGTATTTTTTCGGCTAATGTTTCAATATGGAATTGGTCTTTATAAACTATAACTTCATCTCCTTCAAGGCAATCTATAGTTGTAACATCAACCATTATCATGTCCATACAAACATTTCCAAGAATAGGAGCTTTTGTGTTGTTAATATAAACAAATCCTTTTCCATTATGTAATTGTCTAGAAATTCCATCAGCATGTCCAATTGGTATTGTTGCTGTTTTTATAGTTGAATCGGCTTTAAAAGCACGGTTGTAACCTATGGTTTCTCCTTTTTCAATAGTATGAATTTGAGAGATTACAGATTTTAAAGTCAATACATTTTTTAATTGTTTGGTGTATTTGTCTTCATTTCCAAAACCAAATAAACCAATTCCTAGACGTACCATATCAAATTGCGCTTCCTTAGCATAATTTATAATACCTGAGGTATTTAGCATATGTTTAAAAGGTATATTTGGTAATTTACTGGTAAGTTCTGCAGCTAGTGTATTAAAAGTAGTAATTTGTTGTAAGGTAAATGCACGCTCATTTAAATCTTCACTTGCAGCTATATGAGAAAAAACAGAAGCTACTTTTACAGCAGTTTGGTTATTTATTATGGTTGCAATTTTAGAAATATCTTTTTTAGTAAAACCCAATCTGTTTAAACCAGTATTAAATTTTATATGAATAGGGTAATTTTTAAGATTTAAAGTAGATGCAGTGTCTATAAAAGCATTTAAAATATTGGTGCTATAAATATTAGGCTCTAAATTAAAGCGAATTATTTTTTCAATATTTACTTTTTGAGGGTGTAGTACTAAAATAGGTGTTTTAATGCCTGCGTTGCGTAGTGCAATACCTTCATCAAGGTAAGCAACAGCAAAATAAGCTGCTTTTGGTGCTAAAAATTTTGCAATTTCAATAGCGCTTGATCCGTAACCAAAAGCTTTAACTACAATAAGTGTTTTGGTAGATGGTTTAAGTTTAGATTTGAAAAATTCTAGATTAAAATCAATAGCATTTAAATCTATTTCAAGCACAGAAACGTGGTTATTTTCCATTTTTAAGTTGTTCTGCTTTTTTCTTTTTTTCCTCTTGTATAACTTTGTAATATGCTGCCCTGCTTAAGGGTTCATATTCTTGAGTTTCACCTAATAGCACTAAAGCATCACTAGTAGCAGTTCTATGGCTATAATGTGCTAAATTTCCTGTACGTGTGCAAACGGCATGTACTTTGGTTACATATTCTGCTGTTGCCATTAGGGCAGGCATCGGTCCAAACGGATTTCCTTTAAAATCCATATCTAGTCCTGCAACAATTACACGAATTCCTCGGTTTGCTAAATCGTTACAAACAGCAACAATTTCATCATCAAAAAACTGAGCTTCATCAATACCAACAACATCAACATCTGTGGCTAAAAGTCTAATATTTCCAGAAGATGGTACTGGTGTTGAACGTATTTCATTAGAATCATGAGATACCACTTTTTCTTCGTCGTATCTTGTGTCTATTTCGGGTTTAAAAATCTCTACTTTTTGCTTTGCAAACTGGGCGCGTTTTAGTCTTCGTATTAGTTCTTCTGTTTTACCAGAAAACATAGAGCCACAAATAACTTCTATCCAGCCAAATTGTTCGGTATGATTTACTGTATTTTCAAGAAACATTTTGTAATTTCACGCTTCAAAGGTTATTGTATTTTTTTATTTATAACCGAATGTAATACTTAATAGTATTTTTTTTCGAATTAAATTGTTTAATTTGTAATGCAGAAATTACTGTTTTTCTGAATTCGTACAAATTTATTAAAAATAACATATCAATAATCAATAAAGATATCAACTTATGCACAAAAAATTAGAAGCTGAATTAGAGCATCTGGCACATAGTATTTTAGAACTAAAAAATAACGATGTAACTATTTTGCATAAAAAAGCACAAGCTATCTACGAAAAATTGACAATTTTAAAGTTTGTTGAAGAAAATTTAAATAGTATTGGAGATTTTGAAATAGCTGAGGAGCTTGAAAAAGTAGAGAAAAGCGAAACAGTTGATGAGGTTGTTGAAACGGTTGAAGCAACAGAAAAAGTAAAAGAAACTATAACTACTATTATTGAAGAACCTGAAATTGTTAAAACGGTTGAATCTATAATTGAAGTAACAAAAGAACAGGAAAAAGAACAGGATTTAACCTTAGAACAAGAAACGGCATTTTCTATTGAAGATATTCCAGATACTCCAGATATTCCAAAGGAAACATCAACAGTTATTTCTGAAAAAACTGAAGACCCTAAATCAGCTACATTAGAAGAAGAATTTAAAGATG
This window encodes:
- a CDS encoding thymidine kinase, yielding MFLENTVNHTEQFGWIEVICGSMFSGKTEELIRRLKRAQFAKQKVEIFKPEIDTRYDEEKVVSHDSNEIRSTPVPSSGNIRLLATDVDVVGIDEAQFFDDEIVAVCNDLANRGIRVIVAGLDMDFKGNPFGPMPALMATAEYVTKVHAVCTRTGNLAHYSHRTATSDALVLLGETQEYEPLSRAAYYKVIQEEKKKKAEQLKNGK
- the alr gene encoding alanine racemase is translated as MENNHVSVLEIDLNAIDFNLEFFKSKLKPSTKTLIVVKAFGYGSSAIEIAKFLAPKAAYFAVAYLDEGIALRNAGIKTPILVLHPQKVNIEKIIRFNLEPNIYSTNILNAFIDTASTLNLKNYPIHIKFNTGLNRLGFTKKDISKIATIINNQTAVKVASVFSHIAASEDLNERAFTLQQITTFNTLAAELTSKLPNIPFKHMLNTSGIINYAKEAQFDMVRLGIGLFGFGNEDKYTKQLKNVLTLKSVISQIHTIEKGETIGYNRAFKADSTIKTATIPIGHADGISRQLHNGKGFVYINNTKAPILGNVCMDMIMVDVTTIDCLEGDEVIVYKDQFHIETLAEKIHTIPYEILTAISQRIRRVLKKC